GCTAGGTAGAGAACCACCATTATGATAGTTATTAATGTAAAAAGCATTACAAAGTAGAGCCTTTCTTTAGTCAGCTTAGGCATAGATTAACTTTTGGCATAAATGATTTATAAGAGTTTGGAGAAGACTGCCAAAATATTTCCCAAGTTTACAACCTTTAAACAAACTGTTCACAAAATGTAAAACAAAAGAGAAAATCTCAAACCTCCCATTCGTGAATCAGCTCTCCCTCTGCAAATACATGCGTTGGATAGTTCTCCATGTGGAACGGATCACCGCTCCAAACGACGAGCGAAGCCCATTTGCCCTTCTCAATGCTTCCTAAAATGTCATTTACTCCAAGAATCTTGGCGTTGTTGTATGTTATGATCTTTATTGCCTCTTCCTTGCTCATTCCTAAGCGTATGAAGTGCCTAAGCTGGAGATAGAGGTTTGCTTGGAGCGTTATCGGGTGGTCGCTCATAAGTCCAAAGAGGGGCTTCACTTCAATGAGGTATTTAGCGTTCTTCCAGTCTTCATGCTTCAGCTCAACCTTGTATGGCAAAGCATCAAATGGACCATAAACTACTGGAACTCCCTCTTTCTTAATCTTCTCAAATGTCTCTTTGCTGTGAACGTCTGCAGCATGCTCGATGGTTATTTTAAGCCCGAACTTGCGCTTTATCATGAGCAACGCTGCGATATCATCCTCTTTATGCACGTGGACTCTCAGCGCCTCTTCCCCTTTTAAAACTGGAATTAATGCTTCGACAGTTGGCTCAATTTCCTCTGGCT
This is a stretch of genomic DNA from Thermococcus sp. M39. It encodes these proteins:
- a CDS encoding amidohydrolase; this encodes MKAVKATLLYDGLGNVKKNVYIVFDKEIKKITKEKPKDAEIIAEGVVTPAFIDGHSHIGMERYGEPYQEGEANEQMDSVLPLVDALYSIYMDDKAFKHSIEFGVLYSSVLPGSGNIIGGRAVLIKNYGRDIEDAFMKYVGVKAAFGYNPRSTKEWKGTRPSTRMGAIGILLNWLIKTQKTITLLEKGKKEPEEIEPTVEALIPVLKGEEALRVHVHKEDDIAALLMIKRKFGLKITIEHAADVHSKETFEKIKKEGVPVVYGPFDALPYKVELKHEDWKNAKYLIEVKPLFGLMSDHPITLQANLYLQLRHFIRLGMSKEEAIKIITYNNAKILGVNDILGSIEKGKWASLVVWSGDPFHMENYPTHVFAEGELIHEWEV